The Chitinophaga lutea genome contains the following window.
CAGCATCGGTGCAATGGTGGACTGATGGTGCTTTTTTGCAAATGCCGCCAGGAATGGTGTATGTTCGCCAACCAGCGTTGCAGAGAGGCCTACAACGTCTAATACCACAGTTTTTCTCATAGATATCGTTCTCCGTTTCTAATCCGCTTCAAAGCTACCCCGCTCTCAGGATAATTCCAACTGTTGCAGCACCCATTTCATTTCCCGGGCAATGGAAGCGCCCATTTCCTGCTTCAGGCCCTGGGGCAATACGTCCCAGGTGTAAGTTTCCACCTCGAGGTGCCGGGTGAACGGTTTGGCGGCCTGCCGCGCCAGCACGCGGCTGATATCGTCGCGGGTGGAACTCAGTACACCGAAATCCTTTACGAACACCGGTACGTGAAAATGCGCGCGCCATTCTTCCACGTCCATATTTTCCGCATCCGCCAGCGCTTCCGGCAGATCGGGGTAATGTATTTTTTTATCGTCGCTCCTGCGGGCGATCACCTGGTGCAGGTAGGTGGATTCGTTGAAATCCTTAAACGCGTCCACGATTTGCTGCCGGCCGCCGTCTTTCGGCAGCAAGGCTTTGAGGGCGGCGCTGATCTGTACCTTGCCGATGCGGAGGCCGAAATAATGCAGGCGCTCGAGCACCACCAGTGGGTCTTCATAACTCACCGCAAAATGGCATACATCGTAGCACAGCTGCACATGCTGTTTGATGGCGGCGATGGCCTCTTCTTCGCTCATCCCGAATTTCTCACCGAACATCATCACGCCTGCTGGCAGCAGGTGCTGGAAATACCAGTCGATATATTCTTTGGAATTTTCGAGCACGCCGTCCGGCTCCGGCTCCACATCGAGGTGGAGGAGCGGCCCGCCGTTGCGGTGTATGCTGATCAGCTGTTCCACTACGAGCAGCATGTTCAGCGTGGCGCTTTCCATCACGGCATTGTGTTCCTCCACGCAGCGGTGCCACAGTTTATACGACAGCGGGGAGGTGGAGATGCCGCCTTCCATGCCCGCCGGCAGCAAAGCCGCCAGGATGCGGAAGAGGCGGATGGTGTACGCCACCCGTTCGGCCGTGGCCCAGTCGGGCGTATGCACCTGGTCTTTTACGCGCTCGCCGTGAAAACCGCCGTACGGAAAACCGTTCATGGTAAACACGTAACAGTCGTTCGTTGTCAGCCAGTCCCTGAATTCTTCCAGCGCCGGCTCTTTCGACAGTTCGAGGCTGGCCAGGTTGCTGAGGCGCAGGCCGATGCCGAAAGGCGCGTCCGGCTGCACCTGCGCTTTGACGGCAGGGATGTATTTTTTTAATTGAGAAAAGTGTTCTCCCCAGTTTTCACCTGCGTGAATGTTGGAACAATACGAAAGGTGCCCGAATGGAGTGTACATGGCATATAGTTATTCAGATCAAGAGATGGGTATTACCATTTTTCGCGGAGCATGTTTACCGCTTTGCGCAGCAGCTCCAGGTCCATGGTATGCACTTCTTCCCCTTTACCGATGGCCCGCAGCAGCGAGATGGTGAGCCTGCCGCCGAGATGCTCGCGGAACTCTTCCATGCCGGCCACGATGGCCGATTCGCCGTCTTCTATTTCGAGGAGGGGATGGTACAGCGGCAGCCGCAGCGCTTTCAGCAGGTGAATGATGCGGTGCAGGGATTTTTCGTCGAGCATGCCCAACAGCCAGGAATACACGCTGTCGAGCGCGATGCCGATCGACACGGCCTCACCGTGCCGCAGTTCGAAGTCGGTCAGCTGCTCCAGCTTGTGCGCACTCCAGTGGCCGAAATCAAGGGGCCTCGAAGAGCCGCTTTCAAACGGATCGCCGGCCCCGCCGATGTGCGCCATGTGCAATTCGGCGCAGCGGTAAATGAGATATTGCAGGCTCTGCGGATCGGCTTCGGCCAGCAGATGGGCGTAAGTTTCCATCCACTCGAAAAAAGCCGCGTCTTTTATCAGCGCCACTTTCACCGCTTCGATCATGCCGGAGCGCCAGTCGCGCTCGTCCAGCGTATGCAGGAAATGCGCATCGTTGAACACTGCGGCCGGCGGTGCGAAAGTGCCGAGGAAATTCTTTTTGCCGTGGTAGTTGATGCCGTTTTTCACGCCCACGCCGGAATCGTTCTGCGACAGTACGGTGGTGGGTATGCGGATGTGTTTCACGCCGCGGTGACTGACTGCGGCCACATAACCAACGAGGTCGAGCACGGAGCCGCCGCCGATGCAGACGATGAACGAATGCCGGTCGATGCCATGCTGGTCTACCGCGTTCACGAGCCAGTAAAACAATTGCAGATCGTTCTTCGCCGCTTCGCCGCCGGGCACCACAATGATGTCCTGCACCAGCTCATAATTGTCGAGCCCGCTGCAATACGCCGTGATCTGGCTTTGCAGGTAGTCGTGGTGTTTGGTGACACCATCGTCCACGATAAACAATAACTTTTTGCGGGTCCCTTCCGTTGCACGGGCGTTCAGAAAGTCGGCGAAAATTGTATTGGCGGGATCGAATAATTTTTCGGTGAAAAAAACCCTGTATTCAAACTGAATATTGAATGATTGCTGAATGTATGACATAGCTATGCGCCCTACGCAGGTCCGTTGAATTTTAAAAAACGTTTAAAAGTACGAAAAAGGGTAATTAAAACACCCTTTTTTCTGACGGTCTGCGCGGGTGGCTCAGGTAACGGCGAAGGCCCTGGCCAGCAGGAAAGAAAGGGGTAACAGGGCCAGTACGATCAGCGGATAGGGGAAGATGGCGAATGCGGCTACCCATGCGGCGTTCATGGCGATCAGGCCGATGATGCCGCCCTTTACCGCCTTGCCGATATTGGGGCCGATGGGCTCGCGGATGGCCTTTAACAGCGGGCGCATGATGAGCCAGAGAAACACGAGGATGTAGGGGATGACATGCGGCAGTTTGTGATGCATGGCGGCTTCCACCAGGATGATCAGGCAAACCACGCCATACCCGGCGGCGGCTATCCAGAGGGTGCGTTTTTTACCGCCGTGCACTTCATCGCGACTGATCATGGTGATGGCGGCGATGTAAAGGATGGGCACGAAAGCGAGCCAGCCGTATTGGGGTATCGCTTGCGGGATGATGCTGATGCCCATGAGCAGGTTCAGCCCCCTGCACAGCCCCATGTTAATGGGCCCCAGCAGGGTATTGTGTTTGCCCCATTTGTCGTAAACGAGGGCGGTAACGGCGATGGCGACGGCAATGGCGCCCGGCCACTCTCCCACGCTGAATGCGGCCAGTATGCCCAGCAGCAGCAGGTAAATGCCCAGCACGGCGGCCTGTATGCGCGACACTGCGCCGCTGGGGATCGGCCTTTCAGGGCGTTCAATGCGGTCGAGGTCGGCATCGAACACGTCGTTGAACACCACGCCCCCGCCGTAAAGGCCCATGGCGGCAATGGCCAGGCAAATCACCTGCAGCACCGCCTGTACATCGTGCAGGCCCGTGCTCAGAAAACCGGCAATGGCAATGCCGGCCATGATATCCGTGATAGCGGTAACAATGTTGGCAGGCCTCATCAGGCGGAGATACCCCCCCAGTTTATATAAGATATAGTTCACGTTTCTCAGTAAGGTTTTCGATAAGGTAACAAGGGATATGCCACTCCTACCGGATAATGGTCGACTGTTTGTTGGGCCTTGGCTGTTGGCCGCCCCGTAAAATGGTGCTGCCGTTGTATTTGAGACTCTGATCGATTTCTTTCACGCTGTCGAAATCAGCTTCGCTGATCTGGCCGCTTTGTGCGAAGGCGGTGATGGCGTTGCGGTAGGTCACCAGTTCCACGGCGGCCCTGTCGATGCCTCTTTCCAGCATGAGCGCCGCGGTTTTGGGAACGGCCAGCGGATCGCTGATGCCCCAGTCAGCCGCGGAGTTCACCATGATGCGCTCCGTACCGTATTGTTTGACGATTTCCACCATCCTTTCATTTCCCATTTTCGTAAAAGGGTAAATGGTGAAGGCCGCCCAGAAACCCCTATCGAGCACTTCCTTCACGGTTTCTTCGTTGTTATGGTCTACGATCACCATATGCGGGTCGAGGCCCATTTCCAGTGCAATGTCCATGCTGCGCTGGGTGCCCTGCTTTTTATCGCGGTGCGGCGTATGTATCTGCACGGGCAAACCGGCTTCCCTGGCCAGCTGCAGCTGTGCGCGGTAATATTTTTCTTCGAGGGCGGTCTGATCGTCGAAACCGATCTCGCCGATGCCCACCACACCTTCCTTGTAAATGAACAGGGGCAGTATTTCCATCACCTGCTCGCTGAGCTTTTCGTTATTGGCTTCCTTGGAATTGAGCCCGATGGTGCAGTAATGTTTGATGCCGAACTGGGACGAGCGGAAGCGTTCCCAGCCCACGAGGCTGCTGTAATAATCCTTGAAGGTATCCACGCCCGTCCGGGGCTGTCCCAGCCAGAAGGCGGGCTCTATAATCGCCACTACGCCGGCGTCGGCCATCGCCTGGTAATCGTCGGTGGTACGGGAAGTCATATGGATATGCGGGTCAAAAAAGCGCATGCCTTTGATCGCATCCAGGTAGGCCGGGTTCATTGATTGGGGCGCCAAATCCGTTTCCGTCAGCTGAGCACTACAACACATATTAAATTATATTACAATTGTCATTAAATTAATCATAAAATTCACATCCCGGAATAGCATTAATTAGTCATTTATCCGGTGTGCCACGGTTTCCCAGGTCAGCTGTCCCGCTTCGATTTCCGCCCTGATTTCCGGTTTTTTATCGAGCAGCTGCCGCGCGGGCTCGTAGCCGGAGGCATAACATGCCAGGGCAGCGGCTTCGCGCTCGGCGTTATACTCTGAAAACCAGAGGCGTTCGATGTCTTCGAAGCTGGCTTCGCTGATGTAAGGCCCTACGAGGCGCCAGAGCATGGGATGCACGGCCCTGCCTGCGGCGCGGCGCTCATGGCTGTAATCCAGCAGTATCCGGGCCAGTTCGGGGTTGGCGCGCTGGTCGAGGCCGCTGATGAGATGCACCTGTTTTTCAGTAAAAAAGGCTTTGAGCACCAGCTGGTTCCAGGCAGCCTCGTCGAGGTAAGCCGCGGGATACGGATTGCGTTCCATGATGGCTTCCAGTACGCTGCCGATATTGGAGCGGATGCCTTCGGCGGTGCGGAGCTTCCAGGCTTCGGGCCAGGCCAGCATGGGCAGGGCGCCGTACAGGGCTACCAGCTCGTTCATTTCGGCGCTATGGAAGAGGTTTTCGATGATATCCACATACCGTTCCTTATCCTCTGCCGGGATCTGTAACAGCCACCAGATGCGGAACAGGCGGTCGAGGGTGTACCCTTCCAGGGAAAGGGGCAATGCGGCAGCCTCCGCTTCTTCCACTGCTACCGGTTCGCGGCCGAGGAAGCGCGGGGCGGCGGCAAATGCGAGATTGAATTGCTGTAAGGCATGTTGCTGCTGCCAGGCGGCGAGCCGGTCGGCCACCCATTGGGCCTGCTTTGCGGTGGTATGGCGAGAAATGATCTGCTCTAACAGTGCTCCTGTTTGTTGCTCATCGTATGCGTATCCCATTCGGCTAAAGTAATAATTTTTCCCCCTGTCTCAAGCCCCGGCCGGGTTCAGCATGTCTCGCCGGGGAGGACGAAGGAGTGTTTCCGTAAAATAAAAGAGAGGCAACTAGTGCCTCTCCTTCCGCCATTCTAAAACCTGATTAGTAACCAGGATATTCTTCAGGGGCATAGCCCAATTTTTCTTGTTTCGTCAGCTCCATCCGCCTGTTGCGTCCAGGCCCGGATGGCGCCCCGGAAACGGTTTCTTTCACTGAAGATACCGTGTACCGGCCTTTGCAATGCAATATAAGGATTAAAAATCGTTCGGCGCTCAAACCAAAGTGTCAAAATTTTAACATTGTCTTTGGAAAAACGATTTTGCAAGAAAAGAATAAAATTGACCGGTCCTCCAGATTTGCG
Protein-coding sequences here:
- a CDS encoding TatD family hydrolase → MCCSAQLTETDLAPQSMNPAYLDAIKGMRFFDPHIHMTSRTTDDYQAMADAGVVAIIEPAFWLGQPRTGVDTFKDYYSSLVGWERFRSSQFGIKHYCTIGLNSKEANNEKLSEQVMEILPLFIYKEGVVGIGEIGFDDQTALEEKYYRAQLQLAREAGLPVQIHTPHRDKKQGTQRSMDIALEMGLDPHMVIVDHNNEETVKEVLDRGFWAAFTIYPFTKMGNERMVEIVKQYGTERIMVNSAADWGISDPLAVPKTAALMLERGIDRAAVELVTYRNAITAFAQSGQISEADFDSVKEIDQSLKYNGSTILRGGQQPRPNKQSTIIR
- a CDS encoding 3-dehydroquinate synthase, with amino-acid sequence MSYIQQSFNIQFEYRVFFTEKLFDPANTIFADFLNARATEGTRKKLLFIVDDGVTKHHDYLQSQITAYCSGLDNYELVQDIIVVPGGEAAKNDLQLFYWLVNAVDQHGIDRHSFIVCIGGGSVLDLVGYVAAVSHRGVKHIRIPTTVLSQNDSGVGVKNGINYHGKKNFLGTFAPPAAVFNDAHFLHTLDERDWRSGMIEAVKVALIKDAAFFEWMETYAHLLAEADPQSLQYLIYRCAELHMAHIGGAGDPFESGSSRPLDFGHWSAHKLEQLTDFELRHGEAVSIGIALDSVYSWLLGMLDEKSLHRIIHLLKALRLPLYHPLLEIEDGESAIVAGMEEFREHLGGRLTISLLRAIGKGEEVHTMDLELLRKAVNMLREKW
- a CDS encoding EboA domain-containing protein, translated to MGYAYDEQQTGALLEQIISRHTTAKQAQWVADRLAAWQQQHALQQFNLAFAAAPRFLGREPVAVEEAEAAALPLSLEGYTLDRLFRIWWLLQIPAEDKERYVDIIENLFHSAEMNELVALYGALPMLAWPEAWKLRTAEGIRSNIGSVLEAIMERNPYPAAYLDEAAWNQLVLKAFFTEKQVHLISGLDQRANPELARILLDYSHERRAAGRAVHPMLWRLVGPYISEASFEDIERLWFSEYNAEREAAALACYASGYEPARQLLDKKPEIRAEIEAGQLTWETVAHRIND
- the eboE gene encoding metabolite traffic protein EboE, with translation MYTPFGHLSYCSNIHAGENWGEHFSQLKKYIPAVKAQVQPDAPFGIGLRLSNLASLELSKEPALEEFRDWLTTNDCYVFTMNGFPYGGFHGERVKDQVHTPDWATAERVAYTIRLFRILAALLPAGMEGGISTSPLSYKLWHRCVEEHNAVMESATLNMLLVVEQLISIHRNGGPLLHLDVEPEPDGVLENSKEYIDWYFQHLLPAGVMMFGEKFGMSEEEAIAAIKQHVQLCYDVCHFAVSYEDPLVVLERLHYFGLRIGKVQISAALKALLPKDGGRQQIVDAFKDFNESTYLHQVIARRSDDKKIHYPDLPEALADAENMDVEEWRAHFHVPVFVKDFGVLSSTRDDISRVLARQAAKPFTRHLEVETYTWDVLPQGLKQEMGASIAREMKWVLQQLELS
- the eboC gene encoding UbiA-like protein EboC (EboC, a homolog the polyprenyltransferase UbiA, belongs to system of proteins involved in the trafficking of precursor metabolites to an extracytoplasmic compartment so that the biosynthesis of certain natural products, such as scytonemin, can be completed.), producing MNYILYKLGGYLRLMRPANIVTAITDIMAGIAIAGFLSTGLHDVQAVLQVICLAIAAMGLYGGGVVFNDVFDADLDRIERPERPIPSGAVSRIQAAVLGIYLLLLGILAAFSVGEWPGAIAVAIAVTALVYDKWGKHNTLLGPINMGLCRGLNLLMGISIIPQAIPQYGWLAFVPILYIAAITMISRDEVHGGKKRTLWIAAAGYGVVCLIILVEAAMHHKLPHVIPYILVFLWLIMRPLLKAIREPIGPNIGKAVKGGIIGLIAMNAAWVAAFAIFPYPLIVLALLPLSFLLARAFAVT